In a genomic window of Candidatus Bathyarchaeota archaeon:
- the cdhB gene encoding CO dehydrogenase/acetyl-CoA synthase complex subunit epsilon has translation MSCEPWQCAEIAATKKANPIQKPEIAVAMIKKAQRPLLIVGSNVTERWMEGKQAIEYIIDLANASKVPVVATAHMVGEFVKRGYTPAAFWNAMEISQRVCDPTWMGLDGKGHPDLVMYVGMPYYMEALILSGLKHFAPTLKTMTLDNMYHVHASWSFPNASLEEWAANLKVMTSKFKEGGN, from the coding sequence ATGTCCTGTGAACCATGGCAATGTGCAGAAATTGCAGCAACTAAAAAAGCAAACCCAATCCAAAAACCCGAGATAGCCGTAGCAATGATCAAAAAAGCCCAACGCCCCCTTCTTATTGTGGGCAGCAACGTAACTGAACGTTGGATGGAGGGCAAACAAGCTATCGAATACATCATTGATTTAGCAAACGCAAGCAAAGTCCCAGTTGTCGCAACCGCCCATATGGTCGGCGAATTCGTAAAACGCGGCTACACTCCAGCAGCATTCTGGAATGCAATGGAAATTAGCCAACGCGTCTGCGACCCAACCTGGATGGGACTAGACGGCAAAGGACACCCAGACCTAGTCATGTACGTCGGTATGCCCTACTATATGGAAGCACTCATCCTTAGCGGTCTAAAGCACTTCGCACCAACTCTCAAAACTATGACTCTGGACAACATGTATCATGTACACGCAAGTTGGTCTTTCCCCAACGCAAGCCTAGAAGAATGGGCTGCGAACCTCAAAGTCATGACCTCAAAATTTAAAGAAGGAGGAAACTAA
- a CDS encoding NifB/NifX family molybdenum-iron cluster-binding protein gives MTDKIIIPTETQDGLAAPVAEHFGRAPFFTIIELDDNAILNITHVANVSEHLGGIGSPHDHLTKLQPKAMLVHGMGPRGIMAFNSSGIEVLKTTATTVKEAVEAYTQGKLDALSEGCSHAHHHH, from the coding sequence ATGACTGACAAAATCATCATACCCACAGAAACCCAAGATGGCTTAGCTGCCCCCGTTGCAGAACATTTTGGCAGAGCCCCCTTCTTTACCATAATTGAACTCGACGACAACGCAATCCTAAACATAACCCACGTCGCAAACGTCAGCGAACACTTAGGCGGCATCGGTTCCCCACACGACCATCTAACCAAACTCCAACCCAAAGCAATGCTAGTCCATGGCATGGGACCCCGCGGAATCATGGCCTTCAACAGTTCAGGCATAGAAGTTCTAAAAACCACCGCAACCACCGTCAAAGAAGCAGTTGAAGCCTACACTCAGGGCAAACTTGATGCATTATCTGAAGGCTGCTCCCACGCTCACCACCATCATTAA
- the cdhC gene encoding CO dehydrogenase/CO-methylating acetyl-CoA synthase complex subunit beta, producing the protein MFKDIPVEVGVIYEGERIRRNDMQVELGGPTVKQKFELAKVKPMNEVDDGKITIIGPDLKDLKEGGAYPFGVLIEAAGAKLDAGLEGVLERRIHGYLNYIEGFMHLNQRYDIWIRIGKKSFQKGLNSFEPIGKVLYRLFKSELPIVEKLQVTFITDPAKLDEMTPAAIQAYESRDAKARGLKDSEVDTFYGCALCQSFAPSHVCVITPQRYSNCGAISWFDGKASASIDPKGPVFAIPRGEMINAEKGEFSGVNEAAKKRSMGEVNQVWLYTAFDHPHTSCGCFEAVTFYVPEVDGLAVVQRNFKGATVNGLPFSTIADSAAGGRQIDGFHGMSIEYMRSSKFFAADGGWNRIVWVPKEVKEKVKDFIPADVVDKIATEEDAKNVDELKAFLKAKNHPVVARWAEEAPAEETAAVTVNEEAAGTMMPVATAGSLPIMAGGFKIILKDAKIYANKVIIQTVKDDKKP; encoded by the coding sequence ATGTTTAAAGATATCCCCGTAGAAGTTGGCGTCATCTACGAAGGTGAACGTATCCGACGAAACGACATGCAAGTCGAACTCGGCGGTCCAACAGTCAAACAAAAGTTTGAACTGGCAAAAGTAAAACCCATGAATGAAGTCGACGATGGCAAAATCACCATCATCGGCCCAGACTTAAAAGACCTCAAAGAAGGCGGCGCATATCCCTTCGGTGTTCTCATTGAAGCGGCAGGCGCAAAACTCGATGCAGGTCTTGAAGGTGTCCTTGAAAGGCGCATTCATGGCTATCTTAACTACATCGAAGGCTTCATGCACCTAAACCAGCGCTATGACATCTGGATACGCATCGGCAAAAAATCCTTCCAAAAAGGCCTCAACAGCTTTGAACCCATCGGCAAAGTTCTCTACCGCCTCTTCAAGAGCGAATTACCCATCGTAGAGAAACTACAAGTTACCTTCATCACAGACCCAGCAAAACTCGACGAAATGACCCCCGCAGCAATCCAAGCATATGAATCACGCGATGCAAAAGCCAGAGGTCTAAAAGACTCTGAAGTAGACACATTCTACGGATGTGCACTTTGTCAATCATTCGCACCAAGCCACGTTTGTGTTATCACACCACAAAGATACAGCAACTGCGGTGCCATCAGCTGGTTTGACGGTAAAGCCTCCGCAAGCATTGACCCCAAGGGTCCAGTCTTCGCAATTCCAAGAGGCGAAATGATCAACGCCGAAAAAGGCGAATTCAGTGGCGTCAACGAAGCAGCAAAGAAACGCAGCATGGGCGAAGTCAACCAAGTCTGGTTATACACAGCCTTTGACCACCCACACACTTCATGCGGATGCTTCGAAGCAGTAACCTTCTACGTCCCCGAAGTTGACGGCTTAGCAGTAGTGCAAAGAAACTTCAAGGGCGCAACCGTAAACGGCTTACCCTTCAGCACTATTGCAGACTCTGCAGCAGGCGGACGCCAAATCGACGGCTTCCACGGCATGTCCATCGAATATATGCGAAGCAGCAAATTCTTCGCAGCAGACGGTGGCTGGAACCGCATCGTTTGGGTACCCAAAGAGGTCAAAGAAAAAGTCAAAGACTTCATCCCCGCAGACGTAGTTGACAAAATCGCCACTGAAGAAGACGCAAAGAACGTTGACGAACTCAAAGCCTTCCTGAAGGCAAAGAACCACCCAGTGGTAGCAAGATGGGCTGAAGAAGCACCCGCAGAAGAAACCGCAGCAGTCACTGTTAACGAAGAAGCAGCAGGCACCATGATGCCAGTTGCAACAGCAGGGTCTTTGCCAATAATGGCCGGCGGATTCAAAATCATCCTCAAAGACGCCAAGATCTACGCCAACAAAGTCATCATCCAAACCGTCAAAGACGATAAGAAGCCATAA
- a CDS encoding AAA family ATPase, protein MKIAVSGKGGVGKTLLAGGLAYGFSQRGLKTMAIDADSSPNLGLTLGLSPEQTRKIVPISENKELVDSKTSTGYSGVYNLNFTVDDIVKQYAVPTPLGVSLIVMGTVQSMGAGCMCAPNAVIRALMRHLVVERNEAVVLDLEAGVEHIGRGTARQVDALLIVADSNLKSLEIAKHIHDMASQAGMKQLFLVANRVMNDAQKEAVQSFADKNGIALLSFVPFDQKVIEADMMGQTPLRNKDMAAIKAIDEICDLLMKKA, encoded by the coding sequence ATGAAGATTGCTGTTTCTGGTAAAGGTGGCGTTGGTAAAACTCTCCTCGCAGGCGGTTTAGCTTATGGCTTTTCTCAGCGTGGATTAAAGACCATGGCGATTGATGCAGATTCTTCGCCTAATCTGGGTTTAACTCTTGGTTTATCGCCTGAACAAACCCGAAAAATCGTCCCTATCTCCGAGAACAAGGAACTCGTTGACTCCAAAACCAGCACAGGCTACTCAGGCGTCTACAACCTAAACTTCACTGTAGACGACATCGTCAAACAATATGCAGTTCCCACACCTTTAGGCGTCAGCCTCATTGTTATGGGTACTGTGCAGTCTATGGGTGCTGGGTGTATGTGTGCACCAAACGCCGTTATACGCGCTTTGATGCGGCACCTCGTGGTGGAACGCAACGAAGCCGTCGTCTTAGACCTTGAAGCTGGCGTGGAACACATCGGCAGAGGAACCGCAAGACAAGTCGATGCACTCTTAATCGTGGCGGATTCTAACCTTAAATCTCTTGAAATCGCAAAACACATCCATGACATGGCATCTCAGGCAGGCATGAAACAGCTCTTTTTAGTGGCTAACCGAGTGATGAATGACGCTCAGAAGGAAGCTGTGCAGAGTTTTGCTGACAAAAATGGTATTGCGTTGCTTTCGTTTGTGCCCTTTGACCAAAAAGTCATTGAAGCAGACATGATGGGTCAGACGCCGTTGCGGAATAAGGATATGGCGGCGATTAAGGCTATTGATGAGATCTGTGACCTTTTGATGAAAAAGGCATAG
- a CDS encoding 4Fe-4S binding protein — protein sequence MIVANASGKGGTGKTSLAVNLALSVGDVQFLDCDVEEPNAHVLLHPNPFRTEPVYTAIPKINETLCVHCGDCSKFCRYNALFTLKHQFLEPTPFCLSLNHQ from the coding sequence GTGATTGTGGCGAATGCTAGCGGCAAAGGAGGCACAGGCAAAACCTCTCTAGCTGTGAACCTAGCTCTTTCAGTAGGCGACGTTCAATTCTTAGACTGCGACGTAGAAGAACCTAATGCCCACGTTCTTCTGCATCCTAACCCCTTCAGAACTGAACCCGTCTACACAGCAATCCCAAAAATAAATGAAACGCTCTGCGTTCACTGCGGAGACTGCTCTAAATTCTGCCGATACAACGCGCTCTTCACTTTAAAACACCAATTTCTTGAGCCTACGCCCTTTTGTTTATCTCTAAACCACCAATGA
- a CDS encoding AAA family ATPase, producing the protein MTTLVTVGRGGTGKSSFTALMAKCFVEAGTAPILLVDADPDQNLAEMLGVDLKEAGKSTIAELIVSTFIEKGGTTIGVPPTERIESRIWENGLYESKSFDFMAVGTKWVEGCYCMPNSALKGALESLTKNYKYILIDSPAGLENLNRRITSDVNDIFDILDHSKKSQDHVRRAIRIAKEVDMKFENFYLVGGYRFPEERGKQAEADLNLKYLGKIAADEELDEAVLDGKSLLDLPNTNKAYLSVQKILKSLGYL; encoded by the coding sequence ATGACAACTCTTGTTACGGTTGGTCGTGGTGGAACAGGTAAATCCAGTTTCACTGCTCTTATGGCTAAATGTTTTGTTGAAGCTGGTACAGCACCGATTTTGTTGGTTGATGCTGACCCAGACCAGAACCTCGCTGAAATGCTAGGCGTTGACCTCAAAGAAGCAGGTAAATCCACCATTGCTGAACTCATTGTAAGCACCTTTATTGAGAAAGGCGGCACCACAATCGGGGTTCCCCCAACAGAGCGCATTGAAAGCAGAATTTGGGAAAACGGCCTCTATGAAAGCAAAAGCTTTGATTTCATGGCTGTTGGCACCAAATGGGTCGAGGGCTGCTACTGTATGCCTAACTCTGCCCTAAAAGGCGCTTTGGAGTCTTTGACCAAAAATTACAAGTATATACTCATTGATTCTCCAGCGGGACTAGAAAATCTTAATCGCCGAATCACTTCAGATGTAAATGACATATTTGACATTTTAGATCACTCTAAAAAATCTCAAGACCACGTTCGCCGTGCTATTAGAATCGCCAAAGAAGTGGACATGAAATTTGAGAATTTCTACCTCGTCGGCGGCTACCGTTTCCCCGAAGAGAGAGGTAAACAGGCAGAAGCTGACTTGAACCTCAAATATCTCGGCAAAATCGCTGCTGACGAAGAGCTTGATGAGGCTGTTTTGGACGGAAAATCCCTGCTTGATTTGCCAAACACCAACAAAGCCTATTTGTCCGTTCAGAAGATTCTGAAATCTTTGGGATATCTCTAA
- the cdhD gene encoding CO dehydrogenase/acetyl-CoA synthase subunit delta: protein MLAALAKFKQIELEDFQLEAKELEILFTPGMAATVLPKLKLPAGVSTGKPTSLLQSQFKLPIEKYPNKIATVKLGATKSDGGTRGKTVTIGGELSPAFYSFENPTPHKPIVTLDVFDMEVPLSKAVKMHVKDVVGDPAAWAKLAVEKFGADMVTMHLISVDPLLKDASPKDACKTIEKVLQAVDVPLVIGGCGDPVKDTALFEEVCAQFPGERFLISSVTRDMDGEKCAKFIKKAGNAVLAFTPMDLNFARELNRRLFDHLSREDIVMDLTTAALGYGLDYAFTNMERARIGGLMGDMELAQPMSSGTTNAWAAREAWLKMSADWEPRELRGPLWEVTTALTLLTAGVDVFMMMHPAAVKTLKDVTNYITANKKADPTKFLDWVKVKA, encoded by the coding sequence TTGCTAGCAGCGCTAGCAAAGTTCAAGCAGATAGAGTTGGAAGACTTCCAACTTGAAGCTAAGGAGCTGGAAATCCTCTTTACCCCTGGCATGGCAGCAACTGTCCTACCAAAGCTCAAGCTTCCCGCAGGCGTCTCAACAGGCAAACCAACAAGTCTACTACAGTCACAATTCAAACTACCAATCGAGAAATACCCCAACAAAATCGCCACAGTCAAACTAGGCGCAACCAAGAGCGATGGCGGCACACGCGGCAAAACAGTCACTATCGGCGGAGAACTCTCTCCTGCTTTCTATTCCTTTGAGAACCCAACACCACACAAACCAATCGTAACTTTAGACGTTTTCGACATGGAAGTTCCCCTGTCCAAGGCCGTCAAGATGCACGTTAAAGACGTCGTCGGCGACCCAGCAGCATGGGCAAAACTTGCAGTCGAAAAGTTCGGCGCAGACATGGTTACAATGCACCTCATCAGCGTTGACCCACTACTCAAAGATGCATCACCAAAAGACGCATGCAAAACCATCGAGAAGGTTCTGCAAGCAGTTGACGTACCCCTCGTAATCGGCGGATGCGGTGACCCAGTAAAAGACACTGCTCTGTTCGAAGAGGTATGTGCACAATTCCCCGGTGAACGCTTCCTAATTAGCTCAGTCACACGCGACATGGATGGCGAAAAATGTGCTAAATTCATCAAGAAAGCTGGCAACGCAGTACTCGCATTCACACCAATGGACCTCAACTTTGCACGCGAACTAAACAGGCGCCTCTTTGACCACCTATCACGCGAAGACATCGTCATGGACTTAACCACCGCAGCCTTAGGTTACGGTTTAGATTACGCATTCACTAACATGGAACGTGCACGCATAGGCGGATTAATGGGCGACATGGAACTCGCACAGCCCATGAGCTCAGGTACAACCAACGCTTGGGCAGCCCGTGAAGCATGGCTAAAGATGTCAGCTGATTGGGAACCACGCGAACTTAGAGGCCCACTTTGGGAAGTCACCACCGCGCTTACCCTGCTCACGGCAGGTGTCGACGTATTCATGATGATGCATCCAGCAGCAGTTAAGACCCTCAAAGACGTCACTAACTACATAACAGCAAACAAAAAAGCAGACCCAACAAAGTTCCTAGACTGGGTCAAAGTAAAGGCTTAA
- a CDS encoding iron-sulfur cluster assembly scaffold protein, whose translation MTEKITEAQQLAELGYTTRSIELYQSKVNVGTIDNADVSSVFLGFSGDLIRLYLKLNGDIVEDAKFLCYGCPGTLSAMSALTILVKGKPLIHAKRLSEDDVLEAIGGLPPSKQECAEFTIKTLKKALAEYEESHAP comes from the coding sequence ATGACTGAAAAAATAACTGAAGCCCAACAACTCGCCGAATTAGGCTACACCACCCGATCCATCGAACTGTACCAAAGCAAAGTTAACGTTGGCACCATCGACAACGCCGATGTCAGCAGCGTCTTTTTAGGTTTCAGCGGCGACTTAATCCGCCTCTACCTAAAACTCAATGGTGACATAGTTGAAGACGCAAAATTCCTCTGTTACGGATGCCCTGGCACCTTATCTGCGATGTCTGCACTGACTATTCTGGTTAAAGGTAAACCACTTATCCACGCAAAACGACTCTCCGAAGATGACGTCTTAGAAGCAATAGGCGGATTGCCCCCCTCAAAACAAGAATGCGCTGAATTCACCATAAAAACCCTCAAGAAGGCACTTGCTGAGTACGAAGAATCCCATGCCCCATAA
- a CDS encoding flavodoxin domain-containing protein: MKSALIIYWSKTGNTQKVANSIKQGLEEADIQVTIKTPEEAETIDYFDYDLVCVGCPSYSWHPPEPMTAFLKKKFAYYRQNGQIKPSAPKVPGKNALIFVTYSGPHTGIDEATPVGKDIGQYFEHIGFRVIDEWYVLSEFHGSLEHSTLGRLGDIRGKPTVEQLKVIQDDAKRIGKML, encoded by the coding sequence ATGAAAAGTGCATTGATAATTTATTGGTCCAAAACTGGCAACACACAAAAAGTCGCCAACTCCATAAAACAAGGCCTAGAAGAAGCCGACATCCAAGTAACAATCAAAACCCCCGAAGAAGCCGAAACCATAGATTACTTTGACTACGACCTCGTCTGCGTAGGTTGCCCCTCATATTCTTGGCATCCACCTGAGCCGATGACTGCTTTTTTGAAGAAAAAATTTGCTTATTACCGCCAAAACGGTCAGATAAAGCCTTCAGCGCCAAAAGTCCCCGGAAAAAACGCCCTAATCTTTGTAACTTATTCAGGACCCCACACAGGAATAGATGAAGCCACCCCCGTGGGGAAGGATATTGGGCAATATTTCGAGCACATCGGTTTTAGAGTCATAGACGAATGGTATGTCCTTAGTGAATTTCACGGTTCACTTGAACATAGCACCTTGGGTAGACTAGGTGATATTCGTGGAAAACCCACTGTAGAGCAACTCAAAGTCATCCAAGACGACGCTAAACGCATCGGCAAAATGCTCTAA
- the cdhA gene encoding CO dehydrogenase/acetyl-CoA synthase complex subunit alpha encodes MKTNVGQIKNLELSIGKVINDNYAEPMGPTPMPSVTALRDWDMKLLTKYKPFYMPDCDSCCLCTFGKCDLTAGKRGACGLDIAAQSSRIVMIACAIGSACHSAHSRHLVHHLIEKYGRRYPLDVGGLNVKVEAPVTRLVTGIKPETLGDLDDALAYVEEQITQILATAHTGQEACNLDFESKAFHVGMCDHVGMEIGDIAQISALGYPKADPEAPLVKLGIGSVDRTKPVVMCIGHNVVPSVSIIDYAKEKKVDDKIEVVGLCCTAHDMTRYYTRARIVGPISWELRFIRAGLADVVVLDEQCIRTDVADEAAKVGAPVIAASEKNCVGFKNRTDDSVDAIVEDLVSGKVNGVLVLDPEKVGEIAVRVAQTVAPVRKRKSVLPSAEEVVAIAKTCTQCKACQRNCPQDYAIPPAMKAAAAGDLSLLTDLYEVCIGCGRCEQACPQKIMIHSLIVKAGEKSMECEDNLCRSGRGAVSDVEIRNVGSPIVLGEIPGIVAIVGCSNYPKGGKDVYDIAREFASRRYIVVLSGCSAMSAGSYRNSEGKTLYEEFPGGFEAGGVSNVGSCVANSHIAGAAIKVANIFAKRPLRGNYEEIADYIHNRLGAVGLAWGAYSQKAAAIGAGFWRLGIPVVVGPHGSKYRRTLQGRKEDPSNWNVLDARTGETVNVGPAPEHLFAIAETKEECIVQIAKLCFRPNDTWKGRAGKLSHYIDLHKRYLGVMPNDVHLYVRTMADVPITMKDEITKLLEANNWKETTIPDPTLLPRMVRKMK; translated from the coding sequence ATGAAGACCAATGTTGGTCAAATAAAAAATTTGGAATTATCCATTGGCAAGGTTATTAACGACAATTATGCTGAGCCGATGGGTCCAACTCCAATGCCCTCCGTAACTGCTCTGCGCGATTGGGACATGAAGCTTCTCACCAAATACAAGCCCTTTTACATGCCCGACTGCGACAGCTGCTGTCTATGTACTTTTGGCAAATGTGATTTGACTGCCGGAAAACGCGGCGCATGCGGCTTAGACATCGCAGCCCAATCATCACGTATTGTCATGATTGCTTGTGCAATCGGTTCGGCGTGCCACTCAGCCCATTCAAGGCACTTAGTTCACCACTTAATTGAGAAATATGGCCGCAGGTACCCCTTGGATGTCGGAGGATTAAACGTTAAAGTCGAAGCGCCAGTCACACGTCTTGTAACTGGTATAAAACCAGAAACTCTTGGCGACTTAGACGATGCATTAGCATATGTAGAAGAACAAATCACACAAATTCTTGCAACAGCCCATACAGGTCAAGAAGCATGCAACCTTGACTTCGAATCTAAAGCATTCCACGTTGGTATGTGTGACCACGTCGGTATGGAAATTGGCGACATTGCTCAGATTTCAGCTCTCGGTTATCCAAAAGCTGACCCCGAAGCCCCACTAGTAAAGTTAGGTATCGGAAGCGTCGACAGAACCAAACCAGTTGTCATGTGCATTGGCCACAACGTCGTTCCATCAGTCAGCATCATTGATTATGCAAAAGAAAAGAAAGTTGACGATAAAATCGAAGTGGTTGGCTTATGCTGTACCGCCCACGACATGACACGATATTACACACGTGCAAGAATCGTTGGCCCAATCAGTTGGGAACTCAGATTCATCCGTGCCGGTTTAGCAGACGTAGTCGTTCTCGATGAACAATGCATCAGAACTGACGTAGCTGACGAAGCAGCAAAAGTTGGCGCACCAGTTATTGCAGCCTCAGAGAAGAACTGCGTTGGCTTTAAGAACCGCACAGACGACTCAGTAGACGCAATCGTCGAAGACCTCGTTAGCGGCAAAGTTAACGGTGTACTAGTTCTTGACCCCGAAAAAGTCGGCGAAATCGCGGTTCGCGTTGCACAAACAGTTGCTCCAGTGCGCAAACGCAAGAGCGTTCTTCCGTCAGCTGAAGAAGTTGTTGCGATCGCAAAGACTTGCACACAATGTAAAGCTTGTCAACGTAACTGTCCACAAGACTACGCAATTCCGCCAGCCATGAAAGCTGCAGCAGCCGGTGACCTCTCCCTTCTAACAGACCTCTACGAAGTCTGTATCGGATGTGGAAGATGCGAACAAGCATGCCCCCAGAAAATCATGATCCACAGCCTCATCGTCAAAGCAGGCGAAAAATCGATGGAATGCGAAGACAACCTATGCCGAAGCGGCAGAGGTGCAGTCTCAGACGTCGAAATCCGCAACGTCGGCAGCCCAATCGTACTTGGCGAAATTCCAGGTATCGTTGCAATCGTTGGCTGCAGCAACTATCCAAAAGGCGGCAAAGACGTCTACGACATAGCCCGAGAATTCGCAAGCAGACGATACATCGTTGTCCTCTCCGGATGCAGCGCTATGTCAGCAGGCAGCTACCGCAACAGCGAAGGCAAGACCCTCTACGAAGAATTCCCAGGCGGATTCGAAGCAGGAGGAGTCAGCAACGTCGGTTCATGCGTTGCAAACAGCCACATTGCAGGTGCAGCCATCAAAGTAGCAAACATCTTCGCAAAACGCCCACTCAGAGGCAACTACGAAGAAATCGCAGACTACATCCACAACAGACTCGGCGCAGTCGGCTTAGCTTGGGGCGCATACTCACAGAAAGCAGCCGCAATCGGCGCAGGCTTCTGGCGCTTAGGCATACCAGTCGTCGTCGGCCCACACGGCAGCAAATACAGACGAACACTCCAAGGCAGAAAAGAAGACCCATCCAACTGGAATGTCCTTGATGCACGTACAGGCGAAACAGTCAACGTCGGTCCAGCACCAGAACACCTCTTCGCAATCGCAGAAACAAAAGAAGAATGCATCGTTCAAATCGCAAAATTATGCTTTAGACCAAACGACACATGGAAGGGACGCGCAGGCAAACTTAGCCACTACATCGACTTACACAAACGCTACCTGGGTGTTATGCCAAACGATGTTCACCTCTACGTCAGAACAATGGCTGATGTTCCAATCACAATGAAAGATGAAATAACCAAGCTCCTTGAAGCTAACAACTGGAAAGAAACAACAATTCCGGACCCAACATTGCTTCCAAGAATGGTCCGGAAGATGAAGTAG
- the acsC gene encoding acetyl-CoA decarbonylase/synthase complex subunit gamma, translating into MTDMADEKKGGIKELSPITIYKNLPKTNCKECGQDNCMAFAAKIVNRELELDACKPLQKPEYAKQYVALKELLKPAVKEITIGVGDKAKKIGGKLVMYRHELTYKNPTAIAIDVTDEMPESEVVARVQKTENFSFEYIGNTLKLDMIAVRSTSDDADKFKACVKKVSETTKLPMVLCALNPQVMEAGLMAAPKARPLLYAATAENWKDMAELAIMYDAPLVASAPNNLDGLMSIAKTLQTYGVKDIVLDPGTFGNEGIQDTINNFTMLRRAATKAGDELAGLPLLGIPMAVWANKGETADDLIKWRESYLASMLVVRYADALILHGNDGWSLLPLAVLRQNIYTDPRKPVAVAPGLKVFGTPDENSPVMFTSNFALTYYTVASDIESSKTNAYLIVVDAEGSAIDSGVAGRKLTAERIADAIKASGIEGKVKHRKIISPGKASRISGEIEELSGWKVLVGPRDSSEIAKYIIDKWQP; encoded by the coding sequence ATGACTGATATGGCAGACGAGAAAAAAGGCGGAATAAAAGAACTCAGCCCAATTACCATTTACAAGAACCTACCAAAAACTAACTGCAAAGAATGCGGTCAAGACAACTGTATGGCATTCGCCGCAAAGATTGTCAACCGCGAACTAGAACTAGACGCTTGCAAGCCACTCCAAAAACCCGAATACGCAAAACAATATGTTGCTCTAAAAGAGCTCCTCAAACCCGCAGTAAAAGAAATAACCATCGGTGTTGGCGACAAAGCCAAGAAAATCGGCGGCAAACTTGTCATGTACCGCCACGAGCTCACATACAAAAACCCAACCGCAATCGCGATCGACGTTACTGACGAGATGCCTGAGAGCGAAGTGGTTGCCCGCGTACAGAAAACTGAGAACTTCAGTTTTGAATACATCGGCAACACCCTCAAACTCGACATGATCGCAGTTCGATCCACAAGCGACGACGCAGACAAATTCAAAGCATGTGTCAAGAAAGTCTCTGAAACCACCAAGCTACCTATGGTCCTTTGCGCCCTTAACCCACAAGTTATGGAAGCAGGCTTGATGGCAGCACCAAAAGCACGCCCACTCCTCTACGCTGCAACTGCTGAAAACTGGAAAGACATGGCAGAACTCGCAATCATGTATGATGCACCACTTGTTGCATCTGCACCAAACAACCTTGACGGGCTTATGTCAATCGCAAAGACGCTTCAAACCTACGGCGTTAAAGACATCGTCCTAGACCCCGGAACCTTCGGAAACGAAGGCATACAAGACACAATAAACAACTTCACCATGCTACGACGTGCAGCAACAAAAGCCGGCGACGAACTCGCAGGTCTACCCCTACTTGGCATACCCATGGCAGTCTGGGCAAACAAGGGCGAAACAGCAGACGACCTCATCAAATGGCGCGAATCATACCTCGCATCCATGCTGGTTGTCCGTTACGCAGACGCACTCATCCTCCACGGAAACGACGGATGGAGTCTATTACCCCTCGCAGTACTGCGCCAGAACATCTACACTGACCCACGCAAACCAGTCGCAGTCGCACCAGGCCTCAAAGTCTTCGGCACACCTGATGAGAACAGCCCAGTAATGTTCACAAGCAACTTCGCATTGACCTACTACACAGTTGCCTCAGACATCGAATCAAGCAAGACCAACGCCTACCTAATCGTTGTCGACGCAGAAGGCTCAGCTATCGACAGCGGTGTCGCAGGACGCAAACTAACCGCAGAACGCATCGCAGACGCAATCAAAGCAAGCGGTATCGAGGGTAAAGTCAAGCACCGCAAAATCATCAGCCCCGGCAAAGCCTCACGCATCAGCGGAGAAATCGAAGAACTTTCCGGCTGGAAAGTCCTCGTTGGTCCACGCGATAGCAGTGAGATCGCGAAATACATAATTGATAAATGGCAACCATAG